The Zingiber officinale cultivar Zhangliang chromosome 9A, Zo_v1.1, whole genome shotgun sequence genome window below encodes:
- the LOC122019794 gene encoding calcium-dependent protein kinase 19-like isoform X2, with translation MAVEEPMAAHGKSQHHRPINLSSGKNRSRLPWQHLHRPNTAAIHSSSNNHIPGRKRSLYTLGKELGRGQFGVTYLCTEKATGVRYACKSISKRKLSNKGDREDIKREIEIMQHLTGQPNIVEFKGAYEDRDSVHLVMELCSGGELFDRIIAKGQYSERAAATLCRAIVNVVNICHFMGVMHRDLKPENFLLATKDENAMLKATDFGLSVYIEEGKQLRDIVGSAYYVAPEVLRRSYGKEADIWSAGVILYILLSGVPPFWAETDKAIFTTILQGHIDFQSEPWPSISYSAKDLVRRMLTQDPKKRITAAEILEHPWLRDGEASNKPIDSAVLTRMKQFRAMNKLKKLALKVIAENLSEEEIKGLKQMFTNMDTDNSGTITYEELKSGLARLGSKLSEAEVKQLMDAADVDGNGSIDYIEFITATMHRHKLERDEHLYRAFQYFDKDSSGFITRDELESAMQEHGMGDLATIKEIIMEVDTDNDGRINYEEFCAMMRSGIQQPGKLF, from the exons ATGGCAGTGGAAGAACCAATGGCCGCTCACGGCAAAAGCCAACACCACCGTCCTATCAACCTCAGCAGCGGCAAGAACCGAAGCAGACTGCCATGGCAGCACCTCCACAGACCCAATACAGCAGCCATTCACAGCAGCAGCAACAATCACATCCCCGGCCGCAAACG GTCCTTGTACACGCTGGGGAAGGAGCTCGGCCGTGGCCAGTTCGGAGTGACATACCTCTGCACCGAGAAAGCCACCGGCGTCCGGTACGCCTGCAAGTCCATCTCCAAAAGGAAGCTATCCAACAAGGGTGACCGGGAGGACATCAAGAGGGAGATAGAGATTATGCAGCACCTCACTGGGCAGCCAAACATAGTGGAGTTCAAAGGAGCATATGAGGATAGAGATTCTGTGCACCTTGTCATGGAGCTGTGCTCAGGAGGGGAGCTATTTGACAGGATCATAGCCAAGGGGCAATATTCTGAGAGGGCTGCTGCAACTCTCTGTAGGGCAATTGTCAATGTGGTGAACATTTGCCATTTCATGGGGGTGATGCATAGGGACCTTAAACCAGAGAACTTCTTGCTGGCTACCAAGGATGAAAATGCGATGCTAAAGGCTACTGATTTTGGGCTCTCCGTTTACATTGAGGAAG GGAAACAATTGAGGGACATAGTGGGTAGTGCATATtatgttgctcctgaagttctaaGGCGTAGTTACGGCAAAGAGGCAGATATTTGGAGCGCTGGAGTTATACTGTACATCCTTCTGAGTGGTGTGCCACCATTCTGGGCTG AAACAGATAAAGCAATATTTACTACCATCCTACAAGGGCATATCGACTTCCAAAGTGAACCTTGGCCTTCAATATCATACAGCGCTAAAGACCTTGTGAGGAGAATGCTGACACAGGACCCTAAGAAAAGAATTACCGCAGCAGAAATCCTTG AACATCCATGGCTCAGAGATGGAGAGGCATCAAATAAACCCATTGACAGTGCAGTTCTCACAAGGATGAAACAATTCAGAGCAATGAAcaagctcaagaagttggcgttAAAG GTCATAGCTGAAAATCTTTCTGAAGAAGAGATCAAAGGGCTGAAACAGATGTTCACTAATATGGATACTGATAACAGTGGCACTATAACATATGAAGAACTGAAAAGCGGGTTAGCTCGGCTTGGTTCTAAGCTATCTGAAGCTGAAGTAAAGCAGCTAATGGATGCC GCTGATGTGGATGGAAATGGTTCTATTGATTACATTGAGTTCATAACCGCCACAATGCACAGACACAAACTAGAAAGAGATGAACATTTATACAGAGCTTTTCAGTATTTCGATAAGGACAGCAGTGG GTTTATCACTAGAGATGAGTTGGAATCAGCCATGCAGGAGCATGGAATGGGCGATCTTGCAACCATCAAGGAAATTATAATGGAAGTCGACACTGACAAT GATGGAAGAATCAATTACGAAGAGTTCTGTGCCATGATGAGAAGTGGAATTCAGCAGCCAGGAAAGCTCTTTTAG
- the LOC122019794 gene encoding calcium-dependent protein kinase 2-like isoform X1, giving the protein MGKCFSKNTGRPHGDGSGRTNGRSRQKPTPPSYQPQQRQEPKQTAMAAPPQTQYSSHSQQQQQSHPRPQTVTQHTPSPILKPPLTVHDTILGMPFEDVRSLYTLGKELGRGQFGVTYLCTEKATGVRYACKSISKRKLSNKGDREDIKREIEIMQHLTGQPNIVEFKGAYEDRDSVHLVMELCSGGELFDRIIAKGQYSERAAATLCRAIVNVVNICHFMGVMHRDLKPENFLLATKDENAMLKATDFGLSVYIEEGKQLRDIVGSAYYVAPEVLRRSYGKEADIWSAGVILYILLSGVPPFWAETDKAIFTTILQGHIDFQSEPWPSISYSAKDLVRRMLTQDPKKRITAAEILEHPWLRDGEASNKPIDSAVLTRMKQFRAMNKLKKLALKVIAENLSEEEIKGLKQMFTNMDTDNSGTITYEELKSGLARLGSKLSEAEVKQLMDAADVDGNGSIDYIEFITATMHRHKLERDEHLYRAFQYFDKDSSGFITRDELESAMQEHGMGDLATIKEIIMEVDTDNDGRINYEEFCAMMRSGIQQPGKLF; this is encoded by the exons ATGGGCAAGTGTTTTAGCAAAAACACCGGCAGGCCGCACGGCGATGGCAGTGGAAGAACCAATGGCCGCTCACGGCAAAAGCCAACACCACCGTCCTATCAACCTCAGCAGCGGCAAGAACCGAAGCAGACTGCCATGGCAGCACCTCCACAGACCCAATACAGCAGCCATTCACAGCAGCAGCAACAATCACATCCCCGGCCGCAAACGGTGACCCAACACACTCCCTCGCCCATCCTGAAACCCCCTTTGACCgtccatgacaccatccttggaaTGCCATTTGAGGATGTCAGGTCCTTGTACACGCTGGGGAAGGAGCTCGGCCGTGGCCAGTTCGGAGTGACATACCTCTGCACCGAGAAAGCCACCGGCGTCCGGTACGCCTGCAAGTCCATCTCCAAAAGGAAGCTATCCAACAAGGGTGACCGGGAGGACATCAAGAGGGAGATAGAGATTATGCAGCACCTCACTGGGCAGCCAAACATAGTGGAGTTCAAAGGAGCATATGAGGATAGAGATTCTGTGCACCTTGTCATGGAGCTGTGCTCAGGAGGGGAGCTATTTGACAGGATCATAGCCAAGGGGCAATATTCTGAGAGGGCTGCTGCAACTCTCTGTAGGGCAATTGTCAATGTGGTGAACATTTGCCATTTCATGGGGGTGATGCATAGGGACCTTAAACCAGAGAACTTCTTGCTGGCTACCAAGGATGAAAATGCGATGCTAAAGGCTACTGATTTTGGGCTCTCCGTTTACATTGAGGAAG GGAAACAATTGAGGGACATAGTGGGTAGTGCATATtatgttgctcctgaagttctaaGGCGTAGTTACGGCAAAGAGGCAGATATTTGGAGCGCTGGAGTTATACTGTACATCCTTCTGAGTGGTGTGCCACCATTCTGGGCTG AAACAGATAAAGCAATATTTACTACCATCCTACAAGGGCATATCGACTTCCAAAGTGAACCTTGGCCTTCAATATCATACAGCGCTAAAGACCTTGTGAGGAGAATGCTGACACAGGACCCTAAGAAAAGAATTACCGCAGCAGAAATCCTTG AACATCCATGGCTCAGAGATGGAGAGGCATCAAATAAACCCATTGACAGTGCAGTTCTCACAAGGATGAAACAATTCAGAGCAATGAAcaagctcaagaagttggcgttAAAG GTCATAGCTGAAAATCTTTCTGAAGAAGAGATCAAAGGGCTGAAACAGATGTTCACTAATATGGATACTGATAACAGTGGCACTATAACATATGAAGAACTGAAAAGCGGGTTAGCTCGGCTTGGTTCTAAGCTATCTGAAGCTGAAGTAAAGCAGCTAATGGATGCC GCTGATGTGGATGGAAATGGTTCTATTGATTACATTGAGTTCATAACCGCCACAATGCACAGACACAAACTAGAAAGAGATGAACATTTATACAGAGCTTTTCAGTATTTCGATAAGGACAGCAGTGG GTTTATCACTAGAGATGAGTTGGAATCAGCCATGCAGGAGCATGGAATGGGCGATCTTGCAACCATCAAGGAAATTATAATGGAAGTCGACACTGACAAT GATGGAAGAATCAATTACGAAGAGTTCTGTGCCATGATGAGAAGTGGAATTCAGCAGCCAGGAAAGCTCTTTTAG